One Drechmeria coniospora strain ARSEF 6962 chromosome 01, whole genome shotgun sequence genomic region harbors:
- a CDS encoding vacuolar protein sorting protein DigA, with amino-acid sequence MSLDLSDGFVATSNPTANAASGLDDDLPIFTVERVQLQFSIAADFVAAQVANNVLILALSNGRILRIDLERPADIDDIDLPKKASEVGLIRRLFLDPTASHLLICTTLGENYYLHSQSKHPRPLGRLRGVSIEVVAWNPSLPTASTREILLGASDGNIYETFIETTNEFYKKEVKHLKNLHKLPDGPITGLWVDNLHAKSDLRRLLITTQSRLFHLVGRIGPAHDGSGSVYTRLFESEQPVVHELSRVHPGAHSTLVVSPDPPESNPYADDAPDRAYAWLSSQGIFHGKLLNAPADGNLGARVFSESAMLPRARVVASEAATKRKPSADLIDALALTQWHMVSLVGGRVVATNRLTGNVVSEHDVLRPGQRPIGFSVDMQKNTFWLFTSDEIYEVVVRDEDRNIWRILMESRQFEPALRHARTTSQKETVAAAFGDHLARKGHWDEAAALYGRSNKPFEDIALSIIDNNQPDALRKFLLAKLASLKRSATMQRMMVAGWLVEVFMAKLNSLDDTIITQAELAENLSTAESRKLLASIRAEYEAFVDRHKADLDRKMVYDVIASHGRESELLYFANAVQDYNYVLSYWIQRERWAEALTVLRKQTDADVFYRYSSVLMTHAAQELVDILMRQPDLDPRSLIPALLEYGLGAAGDANAPNQAVRYLNYVVFQLKSRDAAVHNTLVSIHASHPSKDESNLLSYLQAQGDEARYDPDFALRLCIQHHRTLSCVHIYTSMGQYLQAVDLALSHDEMELASVIADRSVANPQLRKRLWLAVARKVISKSDGIKTAIEFLKRCELLKIEDLIPFFPDFVVIDDFKEEICGALEDYSRNIDNLKKEMDESSQTAANIKMDIAALDHRYAIVEPGERCYVCGLPLLSRQFFVFPCQHAFHSDCMGRRVLEQSGTSKSSRIRELQMQIHKGLVSGAKRDAVVAELDSLVASACILCSDFAIRRIDEPFVTSSDNASEWAL; translated from the exons ATGTCCCTCGACCTCAGtgacggcttcgtcgccaccTCCAACCCAACCGCCAACGCCGcctccggcctcgacgatgacctGCCCATCTTCACCGTCGAGCGAGTCCAGCTGCAGttctccatcgccgccgacttcGTCGCCGCGCAGGTGGCCAACAACGttctcatcctcgccctctccaaCGGACGGATACTCCGCATCGACTTGGAGCGGCCGGCGGACATCGATG ACATCGACCTGCCCAAGAAGGCGTCCGAGGTTGGCCTCATCCGCCGCCTCTTTCTCGACCCCACGGCATCGCATCTCTTGATATGCACCACCCTCGGCGAAAACTACTATCTGCATTCGCAGTCGAAACACCCGCGCCCCCTGGGTCGGCTGCGCGGCGTCTCCATAGAGGTCGTCGCCTGGAACCcctcgctgccgacggcgagcacgcgCGAGATCCTGCTCGGCGCATCCGACGGCAACATCTACGAGACCTTCATCGAGACGACCAACGAGTTTTACAAGAAGGAGGTGAAGCACTTGAAGAACCTGCACAAGCTGCCCGACGGGCCCATCACGGGCCTCTGGGTCGACAACCTGCACGCCAAGTCGGACCTCAGGAGATTGCTCATCACGACCCAGAGCAGGCTGTTCCATCTCGTCGGCAGGATCGGCCccgcccacgacggcagcggctccGTCTACACCCGGCTCTTCGAGTCGGAGCAGCCCGTCGTCCACGAGCTGTCGCGGGTCCATCCCGGAGCCCACTCgaccctcgtcgtctccccgGACCCTCCAGAGTCGAACCcgtacgccgacgacgcaccgGACAGGGCCTACGCCTGGCTCTCGTCCCAGGGAATCTTCCACGGCAAGCTTCTCAAcgcgcccgccgacggcaacctCGGCGCCCGCGTCTTTTCCGAATCCGCCATGCTGCCCAGGGCCCGCGTGGTCgcgtcggaggcggcgaccAAGCGAAAGCCGAGCGCCGACTTGATCGACGCCCTGGCCCTCACCCAGTGGCACATGGTCAGCCTCGTCGGGGGACGCGTCGTCGCGACGAACCGGCTCACGGGCAACGTCGTCTCCGAACACGACGTGCTCCGGCCCGGACAACGCCCCATCGGCTTCTCCGTGGACATGCAGAAGAACACCTTCTGGCTCTTCACGTCCGACGAAATCTACGAAGTCGTCGTCAGGGACGAGGACCGAAACATCTGGCGCATCCTGATGGAGAGCAGGCAGTTCGAGCCGGCGCTGCGGCACGCGCGCACGACGTCGCAGAAGgagacggtggcggccgccttCGGTGACCACCTGGCCAGGAAGGGGCACtgggacgaggcggccgcgctGTACGGCCGCAGCAACAAGCCGTTCGAGGACATTGCGCTGAGCATCATCGACAACAACCAGCCGGATGCGCTGCGCAAGTTCTTGCTCGCCAAGCTGGCCTCGTTGAAGAGATCGGCCACGATGCAGAGGATGATGGTCGCCggctggctcgtcgaggtcttCATGGCCAAGCTCAACTCGCTGGACGacaccatcatcacccaagccgagctcgccgagaacCTGAgcacggccgagtcgaggaAGCTGCTGGCATCGATCCGGGCCGAGTACGAGGCTTTCGTCGACAGGCACAaggccgacctcgaccgcAAGATGGTCTACGACGTGATTGCGAGCCACGGACGGGAGTCGGAGCTCCTCTACTTTGCCAACGCCGTCCAGGACTACAACTACGTGCTCTCCTACTGGATCCAGCGAGAGCGCTGGGCGGAGGCCTTGACGGTGCTGCGGAAGCaaaccgacgccgacgtcttcTACCGATACAGCAGCGTGCTCATGACCCACGCCGCCCAGGAGCTCGTGGACATCCTGATGCGGCAGCCGGACCTCGATCCGCGGAGTCTCATCCCCGCCCTGCTCGAGTACGGGCTCGGGGCGGCGGGGGATGCCAACGCGCCGAACCAGGCCGTCCGGTACCTCAACTACGTCGTCTTCCAGCTCAAGTCGAGGGACGCGGCGGTGCACAACACGCTCGTCTCGATCCACGCCTCGCACCCGTCCAAGGACGAGTCCAACCTCCTGTCGTACCTGCAGGCCCAGGGGGACGAGGCTCGGTACGACCCGGACTTTGCCCTGCGGCTCTGCATCCAGCACCACCGCACGCTGTCGTGCGTGCACATCTACACGAGCATGGGGCAGTACCTCcaggccgtcgacctcgccctgTCGCACGACGAGATGGAGCTCGCGTCGGTCATTGCCGATCGGTCGGTGGCGAACCCGCAGCTGCGCAAGAGGCTgtggctcgccgtcgcccgaaAGGTCATCTCCAAGTCGGACGGCATCAAGACGGCCATTGAATTTCTCAAGCGATGCGAGCTGCTGAAGATCGAGGACCTCATCCCCTTCTTCCCGGACTttgtcgtcatcgacgacttCAAGGAGGAGATTTGCGGCGCGCTCGAGGACTACAGCCGCAACATCGACAACCTCAAGAAGGAGATGGACGAGTCCTCGCAGACAGCGGCCAACATCAAGATGGACATTGCCGCGCTCGACCACCGatacgccatcgtcgagccggGCGAGAGGTGCTACGTGTGCgggctgccgctgctgagCAGGCAGTTCTTCGTCTTCCCGTGCCAGCACGCCTTCCACTCGGACTGCATGGGGCGCAGGGTGCTGGAGCAGTCGGGCACGAGcaagtcgtcgaggatcaGGGAGCTGCAGATGCAGATCCACAAGGGCCTCGTGAGCGGCGCCAAGAgggacgccgtcgtcgccgagctggactcgctcgtcgcctcggcctg CATCCTGTGCAGCGACTTTGCCATCCGGCGAATCGACGAGCCCTTTGTGACGAGCAGCGACAACGCGAGCGAATGGGCTCTATGA
- a CDS encoding vacuolar ATP synthase 16 kDa proteolipid subunit — MDPIIIANLDRCPPARAILHPGELLTRGRQSFFGAMGCAFAIILATIGASYGTARSAVAIFSCGVLRPERFMQNTYAHPPTRGTTPSTVDGVHRRLCAVMAQILSIYGLVASVIIANKVKEKMAAHAGFLQLGAGLAVGLCCLAAGFAIGVVGDAGVRASTQQPRLYVGMVLILIFAEVLGLYGVVVSILMITRSASSDVTTCLY; from the exons ATGGATCCTATTATCATCGCCAACCTGGACCGCTG TCCCCCGGCTCGAGCCATCCTGCACCCCGGCGAGTTGCTAACGCGTGGCCGTCAGTCCTTCTTCGGCGCCATGGGATGCGCCTTTGCCATCATCCTTGCCACCATCGGCGCCTCCTACGGCACCGCGCgatccgccgtcgccatcttctCCTGCGGCGTCCTCCGTCCCGAACGCTTCATGCAGAACACGTACGCGCATCCCCCCACGCGCGGGACCACGCCGAGCACCGTTGACGGCGTCCATCGTAGGCTGTGCGCCGTCATGGCCCAGATCCTCTCCATAtacggcctcgtcgcgagcgtcatcatcgccaacAAGGTCAAGGAAAAGATGGCCGCCCACGCAGGCTTCctccagctcggcgccggattggccgtcggcttgtgctgcctcgccgccggcttcgccatcggagtcgtcggcgacgcgggTG TCCGCGCGAGCACGCAGCAGCCGCGCCTCTACGTCGGCAtggtcctcatcctcatcttCGCCGAAGTCTTGGGCCTctacggcgtcgtcgtctccatccTCATGATCACCCGgtccgcgtcgtcggacgtCACGACGTGCCTCTACTGA
- a CDS encoding binuclear zinc transcription factor encodes MTPEEDPDVAAGTEPLACVSCRARKLKCDRTKPACARCLKLSIECVYPESRRKPMVKRRNVKELEARLAQVEEYLNHVNHANNVGHVPRDAKDAENASRMPSLSEESPLQMDDVTFLDGPSSHLTDSQPQPRPRPQGHTPSAGQSRQSFEMPLPQPDTFLGGGELMGLGYSEATPPFEVQEELNNIFFLLHHHFIPVVHSGRYYHAFYGGPLRKPPMCLQYAIWAIAANGHSKYDQYAHVFYMRARQYAEADEMKGHGEHFISIAHAQTWGIVAAFEAKCMLFTRASMSCAKTVRLCHMMGLDRLDGPSDDLPPALAAASSWTELEERRRVFWGAFAIDSHASISTGWPCLIDTNTIMTRLPASEEAFSSGQEEVAPFMEEAFKGASYSGFAGSIIICQVFREILRHVHRSKPADRADDMMDGAYWKRHRDLDNKLSSAFMFLPEEFRLPQSSRYPPAIHTNLNLHAAVITLHHAAIEMQEKHGLPDSVKQSSKCRLRTSAEEIVNIIKLTSHSTTIFKSPLCALSMYCATTVYVYIAKDDAQTRLSTPDISNLELIISAMEAISRQHEVTQNFLQQTCLDVERNGLDSCIRLPSLQKYRTIFGGARSNIPIITRSAISKHTELSPVLPGRLPLSNPQGRTLPEHLRMEKCGPPISAGGDGEPGRKDLGHSDCFQSFLGAVRRNVAPRPTDNPSKRKRMSPSPGPEPTVNMAMLNAVTGKSAPNGGANSLNTVSPTNADFGGPGSWQFDGGNCRIPQANAFLVLPDRTSSSASSPANREQGTDNLSGSSRSSHTSPGTLGLGNTPEENRVDLRPFQDRIVTPLWPPSAEEVFFAAQIPQSLTDLAPGDEDGAWALLSESMGWQSNNPAGM; translated from the exons ATGACCCCCGAGGAAGACCCCgatgtcgccgccggcaccgaacCCCTGGCCTGCGTTTCCTGCCGCGCACGCAAGCTCAAATGCGACCGCACGAAGCCGGCTTGCGCTCGCTGCCTCAAGCTCTCCATCGAATGCGTCTACCCCGAGTCGAGGAGGAAGCCGATGGTGAAGCGTAGAAATGTCAAGGAGCTTGAGGCGAGGCTGGCCCAGGTTGAAGAGTATCTCAACCACGTCAACCATGCGAACAACGTCGGCCACGTCCCAAGAGACGCCAAAGACGCCGAGAATGCCTCCAGGATGCCCTCCCTCTCCGAGGAATCGCCCCTGCAGATGGACGACGTGACCTTCCTAGAtggcccgtcgtcgcatcTCACCGATTCCCAACCCCAACCCCGACCTCGACCGCAGGGCCACACACCATCCGCAGGCCAGTCGCGACAATCCTTCGAGATGCCCCTACCCCAGCCCGACACCTTCCTGGGTGGCGGGGAGCTCATGGGCCTCGGGTACTCGGAGGCCACCCCCCCCTTTGAAGTGCAGGAAGAGCT CAACAACATATttttcctcctccaccatcACTTCATCCCCGTCGTTCACTCCGGCAGATATTACCACGCCTTCTACGGCGGGCCCCTCCGGAAGCCGCCCATGTGCCTGCAGTATGCCATCTGggccatcgccgccaacggccaCTCCAAGTACGACCAGTATGCCCATGTCTTCTACATGCGAGCTCGTCAATacgccgaggcggatgaGATGAAG GGCCACGGAGAGCACTTCATCTCCATAGCCCACGCCCAGACGTGGGGCATCGTTGCGGCCTTTGAGGCCAAATGCATGCTGTTCACGAGGGCGTCCATGAGCTGCGCAAAGACTGTCCGTCTCTGCCACATGATGGGCCTCGACCGCCTTGACGGACCCTCCGACGACCTACCTCctgcccttgccgccgcctcgagctggACCGAGCTGGAGGAGCGGAGGCGCGTCTTCTGGGGTGCCTTTGCCATTGATTCGCACGCAAGCATATCCACGGGCTGGCCCTGCTTGATCGACACCAACACC ATCATGACGAGGCTTCCCGCATCCGAGGAAGCCTTCTCCTCCGGCCAGGAGGAAGTTGCTCCCTTCATGGAGGAGGCGTTCAAAGGCGCCAGCTACAGCGGCTTCGCTGGCTCCATCATCATCTGCCAAGTCTTCCGCGAGATCCTGCGACACGTTCACAGGTCCAAGCCGGCCGACCGAGCAGATGATATGATGGATGGCGCCTACTGGAAGCGCCACCGCGACCTGGACAATAAGCTGTCGAGCGCCTTCATGTTTCTTCCTGAGGAGTTCCGCCTGCCGCAAAGCTCTCGATATCCGCCCGCGATCCACACCAACCTCAACCtgcacgccgccgtcatcacTCTGCACCATGCCGCCATTGAAATGCAAGAAAAGCACGGCCTGCCAGACTCTGTGAAGCAGTCTAGCAAGTGCCGTCTGCggacgtcggccgaggagattgTCAACATCATCAAGTTGACCTCTCATTCGACCACTATTTTC AAAAGTCCACTGTGCGCGCTGTCCATGTACTGCGCAACGACAGTGTACGTCTACATCGCAAAGGACGACGCTCAGACCCGCCTCAGCACCCCCGACATCTCCAACCTCGAGCTCATCATCAGCGCCATGGAAGCAATCAGTCGGCAGCACGAAGTCACCCAAAATTTCCTCCAGCAAACCTGTCTCGATGTGGAGAGGAACGGCCTCGACTCGTGCATTCGCCTTCCCTCGCTGCAAAAATATCGAACCATCTTCGGCGGCGCTCGTTCGAACATTCCCATCATCACCCGAAGCGCAATATCAAAGCACACCGAACTCTCTCCCGTCTTGCCGGGCCGACTACCGCTCAGCAACCCGCAGGGACGTACCCTGCCGGAACATTTGAGAATGGAAAAGTGCGGCCCGCCCATATCGGCGGGGGGGGACGGAGAACCGGGAAGGAAGGATCTCGGCCACAGCGATTGCTTTCAGtccttcctcggcgccgtgaGGCGCAACGTCGCCCCCAGGCCGACAGATAACCCGAGCAAGCGGAAGCGAATGTCGCCAAGCCCTgggccggagccgacggTCAACATGGCCATGTTAAATGCCGTCACGGGGAAATCTGCTCCCAACGGAGGAGCCAACAGCCTGAATACCGTGTCCCCGACCAATGCGGACTTTGGAGGCCCTGGGTCGTGGCAGTTCGACGGTGGGAATTGCCGCATCCCGCAGGCGAACGcattcctcgtcctccccgaccgaacgagctcctcggcatcgtcacctGCGAATCGGGAACAAGGGACAGACAACCTATCGGgtagcagccgcagcagccacACATCGCCGGGCACCTTGGGGCTTGGGAACACGCCCGAGGAGAACAGGGTCGATCTGCGACCGTTTCAAGACCGGATCGTGACGCCGTtgtggccgccgtcggccgaaGAAGTATTTTTTGCAGCCCAGATTCCACAGTCGCTGACAGATCTTGCCCCCGGGGACGAAGACGGAGCGTGGGCTCTGCTCAGCGAATCCATGGGATGGCAGAGCAACAATCCGGCAGGAATGTAA
- a CDS encoding candidapepsin-4 precursor, whose product MKLAVPLALFALHGAANALYLQRRQPSDGPPRVLRLDLHRNAILDPVGHDRLRRRTATVNVDLDNYQTLYFFNASVGTPAQELRMHLDTGSSDLWVNTPKSDLCSMRSRPCAFSGEFSPNKSTTYEYINSKFNISYADGSSAAGDYVTDTLRFGGANVSAFQFGIGYESTSPQNVIGIGYPANEVQVVRYGMSPYDNLPARLAADGIIASNTFSLWLNDLDADTGSILFGGVDASRYHGDLVTVPIQKVQGAYVAFFITMTGLNVGTKTLDDDMALAVLLDSGSSFTYLPNSLTKQIYNAVDAVYQNEQRVAFVPCSLANENVTMTFKFSSPAAVAVPMNELVLPIPQSGSGDPLTFDNGEPACFFGILPADSGTSVLGDTFLRSAYTVFDLDNNSISLAQTKFNATESDVVEITKGASAIPSSKTAENPVPATSGLPMSTQGKGTGSSNDADDSGAYALIPSLEAVVLPMLVGLFLSIA is encoded by the exons ATGAAGCTTGCTGTtcccctcgccctcttcgCCCTTCACGGAGCAGCAAATGCTTTATACCTGCAAAGGAGGCAGCCATCGGACGGACCGCCCCGCGTGCTTCGCCTCGACCTGCACAGAAATGCCATCCTTGACCCCGTGGGCCATGATCGATTACGAAGGCGCACGGCCACGGTCAACGTCGATCTGGACAACTAT CAAACGCTCTACTTCTTCAACGCCTCCGTGGGAACGCCCGCCCAGGAGCTGCGCATGCACCTGGACACGGGCAGCAGCGATCTCTGGGTTAACACGCCCAAGTCGGACCTGTGCTCCATGCGCTCCCGCCCGTGCGCCTTCTCGGGCGAGTTCAGCCCCAACAAGTCGACGACGTATGAGTACATCAACAGCAAGTTCAACATATCCTACGCCgacggctcctcggccgccggcgactaCGTCACGGACACGCTTCGCTTCGGCGGTGCCAACGTCTCGGCCTTCCAATTCGGCATCGGATACGAGAGCACTTCGCCCCAGAacgtcatcggcatcgggTATCCCGCCAACGAGGTCCAGGTCGTCCGGTACGGAATGAGCCCCTACGACAACCTGCCCGCCAGGTTGGCGGCCGATGGCATCATCGCTTCCAACACCTTCAGCCTCTGGCTcaacgacctcgacgccgacaccgGCAGCATCCTCTTTGGTGGCGTCGACGCGAGCCGGTACCACGGCGATCTCGTCACCGTGCCCATCCAAAAGGTCCAAGGCGCCTACGTCGCCTTCTTCATCACCATGACTGGCCTCAACGTGGGCACCaagacgctcgacgacgacatggccctcgccgtcctcctcgactcCGGTTCGTCCTTCACCTACCTCCCCAACAGCCTGACGAAGCAAATCTAcaatgccgtcgacgccgtctaCCAGAACGAGCAGCGCGTCGCCTTTGTGCCCTGCTCCCTCGCCAACGAGAACGTCACGATGACGTTCAAGTTTAGCAGCccggccgccgttgccgtacCCATGAACGAGCTGGTCCTCCCCATACCGCAAAGCGGCTCCGGCGATCCTCTCACCTTTGACAACGGCGAGCCCGCTTGTTTCTTTGGCATCCTTCCGGCCGATTCCGGCACCagcgtcctcggcgacacGTTTCTGCGCAGCGCCTATACCGTTTTTGACTTGGATAACAACAGCATATCACTGGCGCAGACCAAGTTTAACGCGACGGAGTCAGACGTGGTGGAGATAACCAAAGGCGCAAGCGCCATCCCGTCGTCCAAGACAGCTGAAAATCCGGTCCCTGCAACATCGGGGCTGCCGATGAGTACCCAAGGGAAAGGAACGGGGTCGAgcaacgacgccgatgacAGCGGGGCCTACGCCTTGATTCCAAGCCTCGAGGCCGTAGTTTTACCCATGCTTGTCGGCCTTTTTCTCTCTATCGCATAG